GAGGAGGAGCAATACGCCGCCTATCAGGGCATCGCGGACGCGCTCGCGGGCAAACCGGTGATCATCCGCCTGCTCGACATCGGCGGCGACAAGCCAGCCGGCTATATTCCGTTCGCCCACGAGGAGAACCCCGCGCTCGGCCAGCGCGGCATCCGCGTTGCGCTTGCGCAGCCCATACTGTTGGAAACGCAGCTCCGCGCGATCCTGCGCGTGGCGCCCGTCGGTCAGTGCAGGATCATGATCCCGATGGTCGCAAGCGTCGATGAACTGCGGCAGGTCCGGGCAATCGTCGACCGCCTCCGCGGCGAAATGGGAATCGCGTCGCCGGTCGAAGTGGGCGTGATGGTCGAAACCCCGGCCGCTGCGATGACCGCCGACCTGCTCGCCACCGAGGCCGACTTTCTGTCGATCGGCACCAACGACCTCACCCAATATGTGCTCGCGATGGATCGCGGCAATCCTGCGGTCGCTGCCGGGGTCGACGCGATGCACCCGGCGGTGCTGCGCATGATCGGCGAGACCTGTCGCCTCGCGGCCCCGCGCGGGCGCTGGGTCGGGGTGTGCGGCGGGCTCGCTTCCGATCCCGCGGCACTGCCGATCCTGATCGGGCTCGGCGTCACCGAATTGTCGGCCGTCCCCGGTTTCGTCGCAGAGGCGAAGCAGATTGTGCGCGGGCTGACCCGGATCGAAGCGCGTGCGCATGCCGAGCTCGCGTTGCAATGCAAGTCGGCAGCCGAGGTTCGTGCGCTCGCCCGCGCTTTCGAGGAGACACGTCGATGAGAAAGATGCTCGAAACGCTCCAGCCGCTTGGCCGCGCGCTGATGCTGCCGATCGCGGTGCTGCCGATCGCGGGTCTGCTGCTGCGCATCGGTCAGCCCGACCTGCTCGACATTGCCTTCATCTCGGCTGCGGGCGCCGCGATCTTCGAGAATCTGGGCATCCTCTTCGCGATCGGCGTGGCGGTCGGTTTCGCGCGCGACGGCAATGGCGCCGCAGCGCTTGCGGGCGTCGTCTGCTATCTGGTCACCACCACCGGCGCCCAAACCTTTCTGACCGCGCCGCTCGACGTGGGCGCAGGCTTGCCCGAGGCGGCAGCGGCCTTGGCCGCGAAAAATTGGGCGCTGACACAGATCGACAAGCTGGAGGTCCCGATCGGCATATTGTCGGGGCTGATCGGCGGCAATTTCTACAACCGCTTCGCGACCATTGCGCTGCCCGAATACCTCGCCTTCTTCGGCGGCCGGCGCTTCGTGCCGATCGCAAGCGGTGTCGCGGGGCTGCTGCTCGCGGCCGTGCTGGGCTATGGCTATGCGCATATCAGCGGCGCGATCGATGCCGCGAGCCGTACGGTCGTCGAAAGCGGCGGCGCCGGCCTGTTCGTCTATGGCGTGCTGAACCGGCTGCTCATCGTCACCGGTCTCCACCACATCATCAACAATGCCGCCTGGTTCGTCGTCGGCGATTTCCAGGGAGCGACTGGGGATTTGCGCCGCTTCTTCGCCGGCGACCCCAATGCCGGCGCGTTCATGTCGGGGTTTTTCCCGGTGATGATGTTTGGCCTGCCGGCCGCGTGCCTCGCGATGTATCATGAAGCGCGGCCCGAACGACGCAAGGCGGTTGGCGGCATGCTCTTCAGCCTTGCCTTTACCAGCTTTCTGACCGGCGTGACCGAACCGATCGAATTCACCTTCATGTTCGTCGCGCCGTTGCTCTACGCGATCCACGCGCTGCTGACCGGAGTCGCAATGGCGCTGATGAACGCGCTCGACGTAAAGCTCGGTTTCGGATTCTCGGCGGGGCTGTTCGAC
This sequence is a window from Sphingopyxis sp. USTB-05. Protein-coding genes within it:
- the nagE gene encoding N-acetylglucosamine-specific PTS transporter subunit IIBC yields the protein MRKMLETLQPLGRALMLPIAVLPIAGLLLRIGQPDLLDIAFISAAGAAIFENLGILFAIGVAVGFARDGNGAAALAGVVCYLVTTTGAQTFLTAPLDVGAGLPEAAAALAAKNWALTQIDKLEVPIGILSGLIGGNFYNRFATIALPEYLAFFGGRRFVPIASGVAGLLLAAVLGYGYAHISGAIDAASRTVVESGGAGLFVYGVLNRLLIVTGLHHIINNAAWFVVGDFQGATGDLRRFFAGDPNAGAFMSGFFPVMMFGLPAACLAMYHEARPERRKAVGGMLFSLAFTSFLTGVTEPIEFTFMFVAPLLYAIHALLTGVAMALMNALDVKLGFGFSAGLFDYVLNFSLATRPWMLLPVGAVYAVLYYGLFRFFIRRFDLATPGREKGVVAETATASAGGARGEAFVAALGGAANLVSVDACTTRLRLIVADQQAIDDAALSSLGARGIIRPSKKAAQVVLGPIADLVAEEIRGALAWSGAAVAATHRPVIAGSTDASGLPAEVVGALGGDANLRTVHALHGRFRVELADPARVDEGALVRITHGIARPQTDVCHILL